A single Gadus macrocephalus chromosome 22, ASM3116895v1 DNA region contains:
- the LOC132451418 gene encoding class I histocompatibility antigen, F10 alpha chain-like isoform X3, with translation MKALTGLLLLVFGHGVSSVLHSMQFFYTGSSGLTTFPEFVGVGMVDGVQMLHYDSNSKRAVAKQDAADQLYRDHQGELERDTGNFLGAQQAFKAGVGILKQRFNQTGGTHLYQRMCGCEWDDDDDSTDGYNQYGYDGEDFIAFDLKTLTWVAPVRQAVPTKQKWDGDRAYNEYWKNYQTKECVDWLKKYLSYGKSTLQRTDRPRVSLLQRSPSSPVVCHATGFYHDRVVVFWRRDGQELHEQVDPGEVLPNHDGTFQVSVDLDLKAVPQEDWGTYECVVQLKGIEDISTPLDPALIRTNWEDQSGPTIPIIIGLLVLLLAAAAAVVGVLLYKKRNASDQRHKPVATSDTSSEDA, from the exons ATGAAGGCGCTAAcggggctgctgctgttggtctttGGTCACGGTGTGTCCTCAG tgcttCACTCTATGCAGTTCTTCTACACGGGGTCGTCTGGACTCACAACCTTCCCAGAGTTTGTTGGTGTTGGGATGGTGGATGGAGTTCAGATGCTTCACTATGACAGCAACAGTAAGAGAGCCGTAGCCAAACAGGACGCGGCGGACCAGCTCTACAGAGATCATCAGGGTGAACTCGAGAGGGACACTGGAAACTTTCTGGGTGCCCAGCAGGCCTTCAAAGCCGGCGTTGGGATTCTGAAGCAGCGCTTTAACCAGACAGGAG gtaccCACTTATATCAGAGGATGTGTGGTTGTGagtgggatgatgatgatgattctaCTGATGGTTATAACCAGTATGGTTATGATGGAGAGGACTTCATAGCGTTTGACCTGAAGACCCTGACCTGGGTCGCTCCAGTGCGTCAGGCTGTCCCCACCAAACAGAAGTGGGATGGGGACAGAGCTTATAATGAATACTGGAAAAACTACCAAACCAAGGAGTgtgttgattggctgaagaAGTACCTGTCCTATGGGAAGAGCACTCTGCAGAGAACAG atcgtccgcgggtgtctctgctccagaggagcccctcctccccagtggtGTGCCATGCTACAGGCTTCTACCatgacagggtggtggtgttctggaggagagacggcCAGGAGCTCCATGAGCAGGTGGACCCCGGGGAGGTCCTCCCCAACCACGACGGGACCTTCCAGGTCAGCGTGGACCTGGACCTCAAGGCCGTCCCACAGGAGGACTGGGGGACGTACGAGTGTGTGGTCCAGCTGAAAGGCATCGAGGACATCTCCacccccctggaccccgcccTCATCAGGACCAACTGGG AGGATCAGAGTGGCCCCACCATCCCCATCATCATTGGGTTGCTTgttctcctcctcgctgctgctgctgctgttgttggagTCCTTCTGTACAAGAAGAGGAACG CTTCAGACCAGCGTCACAAACCAGTTG CTACTTCTGACACCAGCTCTGAGGACGCTTAG
- the LOC132451418 gene encoding class I histocompatibility antigen, F10 alpha chain-like isoform X5, producing MKALTGLLLLVFGHGVSSVLHSMQFFYTGSSGLTTFPEFVGVGMVDGVQMLHYDSNSKRAVAKQDAADQLYRDHQGELERDTGNFLGAQQAFKAGVGILKQRFNQTGGTHLYQRMCGCEWDDDDDSTDGYNQYGYDGEDFIAFDLKTLTWVAPVRQAVPTKQKWDGDRAYNEYWKNYQTKECVDWLKKYLSYGKSTLQRTDRPRVSLLQRSPSSPVVCHATGFYHDRVVVFWRRDGQELHEQVDPGEVLPNHDGTFQVSVDLDLKAVPQEDWGTYECVVQLKGIEDISTPLDPALIRTNWATSDTSSEDA from the exons ATGAAGGCGCTAAcggggctgctgctgttggtctttGGTCACGGTGTGTCCTCAG tgcttCACTCTATGCAGTTCTTCTACACGGGGTCGTCTGGACTCACAACCTTCCCAGAGTTTGTTGGTGTTGGGATGGTGGATGGAGTTCAGATGCTTCACTATGACAGCAACAGTAAGAGAGCCGTAGCCAAACAGGACGCGGCGGACCAGCTCTACAGAGATCATCAGGGTGAACTCGAGAGGGACACTGGAAACTTTCTGGGTGCCCAGCAGGCCTTCAAAGCCGGCGTTGGGATTCTGAAGCAGCGCTTTAACCAGACAGGAG gtaccCACTTATATCAGAGGATGTGTGGTTGTGagtgggatgatgatgatgattctaCTGATGGTTATAACCAGTATGGTTATGATGGAGAGGACTTCATAGCGTTTGACCTGAAGACCCTGACCTGGGTCGCTCCAGTGCGTCAGGCTGTCCCCACCAAACAGAAGTGGGATGGGGACAGAGCTTATAATGAATACTGGAAAAACTACCAAACCAAGGAGTgtgttgattggctgaagaAGTACCTGTCCTATGGGAAGAGCACTCTGCAGAGAACAG atcgtccgcgggtgtctctgctccagaggagcccctcctccccagtggtGTGCCATGCTACAGGCTTCTACCatgacagggtggtggtgttctggaggagagacggcCAGGAGCTCCATGAGCAGGTGGACCCCGGGGAGGTCCTCCCCAACCACGACGGGACCTTCCAGGTCAGCGTGGACCTGGACCTCAAGGCCGTCCCACAGGAGGACTGGGGGACGTACGAGTGTGTGGTCCAGCTGAAAGGCATCGAGGACATCTCCacccccctggaccccgcccTCATCAGGACCAACTGGG CTACTTCTGACACCAGCTCTGAGGACGCTTAG
- the LOC132451418 gene encoding class I histocompatibility antigen, F10 alpha chain-like isoform X1 — protein MKALTGLLLLVFGHGVSSVLHSMQFFYTGSSGLTTFPEFVGVGMVDGVQMLHYDSNSKRAVAKQDAADQLYRDHQGELERDTGNFLGAQQAFKAGVGILKQRFNQTGGTHLYQRMCGCEWDDDDDSTDGYNQYGYDGEDFIAFDLKTLTWVAPVRQAVPTKQKWDGDRAYNEYWKNYQTKECVDWLKKYLSYGKSTLQRTDRPRVSLLQRSPSSPVVCHATGFYHDRVVVFWRRDGQELHEQVDPGEVLPNHDGTFQVSVDLDLKAVPQEDWGTYECVVQLKGIEDISTPLDPALIRTNWEDQSGPTIPIIIGLLVLLLAAAAAVVGVLLYKKRNASDQRHKPVVSDTSSENTEGQNLSTEYQPLTRGQS, from the exons ATGAAGGCGCTAAcggggctgctgctgttggtctttGGTCACGGTGTGTCCTCAG tgcttCACTCTATGCAGTTCTTCTACACGGGGTCGTCTGGACTCACAACCTTCCCAGAGTTTGTTGGTGTTGGGATGGTGGATGGAGTTCAGATGCTTCACTATGACAGCAACAGTAAGAGAGCCGTAGCCAAACAGGACGCGGCGGACCAGCTCTACAGAGATCATCAGGGTGAACTCGAGAGGGACACTGGAAACTTTCTGGGTGCCCAGCAGGCCTTCAAAGCCGGCGTTGGGATTCTGAAGCAGCGCTTTAACCAGACAGGAG gtaccCACTTATATCAGAGGATGTGTGGTTGTGagtgggatgatgatgatgattctaCTGATGGTTATAACCAGTATGGTTATGATGGAGAGGACTTCATAGCGTTTGACCTGAAGACCCTGACCTGGGTCGCTCCAGTGCGTCAGGCTGTCCCCACCAAACAGAAGTGGGATGGGGACAGAGCTTATAATGAATACTGGAAAAACTACCAAACCAAGGAGTgtgttgattggctgaagaAGTACCTGTCCTATGGGAAGAGCACTCTGCAGAGAACAG atcgtccgcgggtgtctctgctccagaggagcccctcctccccagtggtGTGCCATGCTACAGGCTTCTACCatgacagggtggtggtgttctggaggagagacggcCAGGAGCTCCATGAGCAGGTGGACCCCGGGGAGGTCCTCCCCAACCACGACGGGACCTTCCAGGTCAGCGTGGACCTGGACCTCAAGGCCGTCCCACAGGAGGACTGGGGGACGTACGAGTGTGTGGTCCAGCTGAAAGGCATCGAGGACATCTCCacccccctggaccccgcccTCATCAGGACCAACTGGG AGGATCAGAGTGGCCCCACCATCCCCATCATCATTGGGTTGCTTgttctcctcctcgctgctgctgctgctgttgttggagTCCTTCTGTACAAGAAGAGGAACG CTTCAGACCAGCGTCACAAACCAGTTG